A genomic window from Pseudocitrobacter corydidari includes:
- the der gene encoding ribosome biogenesis GTPase Der yields MIPVVALVGRPNVGKSTLFNRLTRTRDALVADFPGLTRDRKYGRAEVEGREFICIDTGGIDGTEEGVETRMAEQSLLAIEEADVVLFMVDARAGLMPADKAIAKHLRSREKPTFLVANKTDGVDADQAIADFWSLGLGDIYPIAASHGRGVTSLLEHVLLPFVDDVNPPEEVDEDAEYWAKFEAEQNGEPLEEPEDDFDPTTLPIKLAIVGRPNVGKSTLTNRILGEDRVVVYDMPGTTRDSIYIPMQRDEREYVLIDTAGVRKRGKITDVVEKFSVIKTLQAIEDANVVLLVIDAREGISDQDLSLLGFILNSGRSLVIVVNKWDGLSNEVREQVKETLDYRLGFIDFARVHFISALHGSGVGNLFESVREAYDSSTRRVGTAMLTRIMTMAVEDHQPPLVRGRRVKLKYAHAGGYNPPIVVIHGNQVKDLPDSYKRYLMNYFRKSLDVMGTPIRIQFKEGENPYANKRNTLTPTQMRKRKRLIQHIKKSK; encoded by the coding sequence ATGATTCCTGTGGTCGCGCTTGTCGGGCGCCCTAACGTTGGAAAATCCACGCTATTTAACCGCCTGACGCGCACTCGTGATGCGCTGGTCGCGGATTTCCCGGGTCTGACTCGTGACCGTAAATACGGTCGTGCTGAAGTGGAAGGGCGTGAGTTCATCTGTATTGATACTGGCGGTATCGACGGTACAGAAGAGGGCGTAGAAACGCGTATGGCGGAACAGTCGCTGTTGGCGATTGAAGAGGCCGACGTGGTGCTGTTTATGGTCGATGCGCGCGCCGGGCTGATGCCTGCGGATAAAGCGATCGCCAAACATTTGCGTTCTCGTGAAAAACCGACCTTCCTGGTAGCGAACAAAACGGACGGCGTTGATGCCGATCAGGCCATCGCTGATTTCTGGTCGCTCGGCCTGGGTGATATCTACCCGATCGCCGCCTCCCACGGTCGCGGCGTGACCAGCCTGCTGGAACACGTGCTGCTGCCGTTTGTTGATGACGTTAACCCGCCGGAAGAAGTAGACGAAGACGCGGAGTACTGGGCGAAATTTGAAGCCGAGCAGAACGGTGAACCGCTGGAAGAGCCGGAAGATGATTTCGACCCGACAACCTTGCCTATCAAGCTGGCAATTGTTGGTCGCCCAAACGTCGGTAAGTCTACACTTACTAACCGTATTCTCGGCGAAGACCGCGTGGTGGTCTACGACATGCCGGGCACCACGCGTGACAGTATCTACATCCCGATGCAACGCGATGAGCGTGAATACGTACTCATCGACACCGCCGGTGTGCGTAAGCGCGGCAAAATTACCGATGTGGTCGAGAAATTCTCCGTCATCAAGACGTTGCAGGCGATTGAAGATGCGAACGTGGTTCTGCTGGTTATTGATGCCCGTGAAGGCATCTCCGATCAGGACCTGTCGCTGCTGGGCTTCATCCTGAATAGTGGGCGCTCACTTGTTATCGTGGTCAACAAATGGGATGGCCTGAGTAATGAAGTGAGAGAGCAGGTGAAAGAGACGCTGGACTACCGTCTGGGCTTTATCGACTTCGCGCGCGTGCACTTTATCTCTGCGCTGCACGGCAGCGGCGTCGGCAACCTGTTTGAATCCGTACGCGAAGCCTATGACAGCTCGACCCGCCGCGTAGGAACCGCCATGCTGACTCGCATCATGACGATGGCGGTGGAAGACCATCAGCCGCCGCTGGTGCGTGGCCGTCGCGTGAAGCTGAAATATGCGCACGCCGGGGGTTATAACCCGCCAATCGTGGTGATTCACGGCAACCAGGTGAAAGACCTGCCGGATTCCTACAAGCGTTATCTGATGAACTACTTCCGTAAGTCGCTGGATGTGATGGGTACGCCGATTCGTATTCAGTTCAAGGAAGGGGAAAACCCGTATGCGAACAAACGCAATACGCTGACCCCAACCCAGATGCGTAAACGTAAGCGTCTGATTCAGCACATAAAGAAAAGCAAGTAA
- a CDS encoding zinc ribbon domain-containing protein: MELHCPKCQHMLEQDGAHAHCPSCGNDVELLACCPDCHQPLQVLKACGAVDYFCQNGHGLISRKRVEFVIPV; the protein is encoded by the coding sequence ATGGAACTGCATTGCCCAAAATGTCAGCACATGCTGGAGCAGGATGGCGCCCATGCGCACTGCCCATCCTGCGGTAACGATGTCGAACTGCTGGCCTGCTGCCCTGATTGCCATCAGCCGTTACAGGTTCTGAAAGCCTGCGGCGCGGTCGATTATTTCTGCCAGAATGGGCACGGGCTGATTTCGCGTAAGCGGGTGGAGTTTGTTATTCCTGTCTGA
- the sinH gene encoding intimin-like inverse autotransporter SinH, translating into MVQWMRFVIGMLLSGTVFTASGVFASEEKPSVQPALPELGSQATQQEEQNTKGKTLKEQGADYFINSATQGFDNLTPQALESQARSYLQGQVTSGAQSLIEGAMSPFGKVRSNLSIGQGGDLDGSSLDYFVPLYDNQKTLFFSQLSTQRKDDRTIGNLGFGLRYNTEKWLLGGNIFYDYDFTRGHRRLGLGTEAWTDYLKFSGNYYHPLSSWKDSEDFDFYEERPARGWDIRAEGWLPAYPQLGGKIVFEQYYGDEVALFGTDNLEKDPFAVTLGVKYQPVSLIAVGTDFKAGTGDNSDLSVTATLNYQFGVPLRDQLDPEKVSAAHSLMGSRQDFVERNNFIVLEYKEKDPLDVTLWLKADATNEHPECVIKDTPEAAVGLEKCKWTINALINHHYKIVAASWQAKNNAARTLVMPVIKENTITEGNNNHWNLVLPAWQYSSDNAEQEKLNTWRVRLALEDEKGNRQNSGLVEITVQQDRKIELIVNNIADAPDENNHSHEASAQADGVDGVVMDLEVTDSFGDNTDRNGDALPEDNLAPQLYDAQDKKVTLTNKPCSTDNPCVFIAKQDKEKGTVTLSSTLPGVFRWKAKAAPYDDSNYVDVTFIGSDIGGLNAFIYRLGVAKPVNLIGNDKDPLPLGNTYRFVLWRDANKDGVFQQSEKLTDEEMTQYDYKWEFTGKSINGEVGAQANTSNADIVIPATNREAAQSYGAKVEDGLQGYGLRVLYTKK; encoded by the coding sequence ATGGTGCAATGGATGCGCTTTGTCATTGGGATGCTTTTATCGGGTACAGTGTTTACTGCATCCGGTGTTTTTGCATCTGAAGAAAAGCCATCTGTGCAACCCGCACTTCCCGAACTGGGTAGCCAGGCCACACAACAGGAAGAGCAAAATACCAAAGGAAAAACGCTCAAGGAACAAGGGGCCGATTACTTTATCAATTCGGCAACCCAGGGGTTTGATAATCTCACGCCACAAGCACTGGAATCACAAGCCAGAAGCTATCTGCAGGGGCAGGTCACTTCCGGGGCGCAGTCTCTCATTGAAGGCGCGATGTCGCCTTTCGGCAAAGTCCGTTCTAATCTCTCCATTGGTCAAGGAGGCGATCTGGATGGAAGCTCTCTTGATTATTTCGTTCCATTATATGATAACCAGAAGACTTTATTCTTTAGCCAATTATCGACTCAGCGAAAAGACGATCGCACTATTGGTAATTTAGGCTTTGGTTTAAGGTATAACACCGAAAAATGGTTGTTGGGTGGAAATATATTTTACGATTATGATTTCACCCGTGGGCATCGTCGTTTAGGTTTAGGGACAGAAGCCTGGACCGATTATTTAAAATTCTCAGGAAACTATTATCATCCGCTTTCCAGCTGGAAAGATTCTGAAGATTTCGACTTCTATGAAGAGCGCCCTGCGCGCGGTTGGGATATTCGCGCTGAAGGCTGGTTGCCCGCTTATCCGCAGCTCGGCGGTAAAATCGTTTTTGAACAGTATTACGGTGACGAAGTTGCCCTGTTTGGCACCGATAATCTGGAGAAAGATCCCTTTGCCGTCACGCTTGGCGTGAAATATCAGCCCGTGTCGCTCATCGCCGTAGGCACCGATTTTAAAGCTGGCACTGGTGATAACAGCGATCTCTCTGTTACTGCAACGCTTAATTACCAGTTTGGCGTTCCGCTGAGAGATCAGCTCGATCCGGAGAAAGTGAGCGCTGCCCACTCGCTGATGGGGAGCCGACAGGACTTTGTCGAGCGTAATAACTTTATCGTCCTGGAATATAAAGAGAAAGACCCTCTGGATGTGACGTTGTGGCTGAAAGCGGATGCGACCAACGAGCACCCTGAGTGCGTCATTAAGGACACTCCTGAAGCGGCGGTCGGTCTGGAAAAATGTAAGTGGACCATTAACGCACTGATCAATCACCACTACAAAATTGTCGCTGCGTCATGGCAGGCGAAAAACAATGCCGCCCGTACGCTGGTGATGCCTGTCATCAAAGAAAATACCATCACTGAAGGCAACAACAACCACTGGAATCTGGTACTGCCTGCCTGGCAGTACAGCTCTGACAACGCTGAGCAGGAAAAACTCAATACCTGGCGGGTACGGCTGGCGCTGGAAGATGAAAAAGGTAATCGGCAAAACTCCGGCCTGGTGGAGATCACCGTTCAGCAGGACCGTAAAATAGAGCTTATCGTCAATAACATTGCTGATGCGCCTGACGAGAATAACCACAGCCATGAAGCCAGCGCTCAGGCGGATGGCGTTGATGGTGTGGTCATGGACCTCGAGGTGACGGACAGTTTTGGCGATAACACGGACCGCAACGGTGATGCTCTGCCAGAAGATAATCTTGCACCGCAGCTCTACGACGCTCAGGACAAAAAAGTCACGCTAACCAATAAACCCTGCTCGACCGACAACCCCTGCGTGTTTATTGCCAAACAAGATAAAGAAAAGGGAACGGTAACCCTCTCCAGTACATTGCCAGGCGTTTTCCGCTGGAAAGCGAAAGCGGCTCCCTACGATGACAGTAACTATGTGGATGTCACGTTTATTGGATCTGATATCGGCGGGCTTAATGCTTTCATTTACCGGCTTGGGGTAGCGAAGCCAGTCAATTTGATCGGCAATGATAAAGACCCCCTGCCGCTGGGCAACACGTACCGATTTGTGTTGTGGCGTGATGCCAACAAAGACGGTGTTTTTCAGCAGTCGGAAAAACTAACCGATGAAGAGATGACTCAGTACGACTACAAGTGGGAATTTACCGGCAAGAGCATCAATGGCGAAGTAGGTGCGCAGGCGAACACATCCAATGCAGACATTGTAATACCGGCGACCAACCGTGAAGCGGCGCAATCCTATGGTGCAAAAGTGGAAGATGGCTTGCAGGGATACGGTTTACGCGTGCTGTACACCAAAAAATAA
- a CDS encoding SinI family autotransporter-associated protein has product MKQDKRRGLTRIALALALAGYCVTPLALAEDSAWIESGETNIFQGTIPWLYPVDEDEVTGAGRVTLTSDYQGTRPSGSTSDKRMYSGDKLTLSWAIGDTEGDVDLGTAGKDAKTIDTIRWMSYKDAQGGDPKELATKVTTYTLTDADRGRYIGIEITPTTQTGTPYVGTALHLYDVSNANGGGSDEDNVDPGPVVNQNLKVAIFVKDTSTNLINGNTPIQLGKTYVAKLYSDENKNGQYDAGTDVDVTANYDFRWVLSDTSDQLGTGGGIVNSSFDNQNLVIPATNDEARTNLNGPARDGKDALAIPTNGDGVQGYKLQIIYKHK; this is encoded by the coding sequence ATGAAGCAGGACAAAAGACGCGGTCTGACCCGGATCGCATTGGCGCTGGCACTGGCGGGTTACTGCGTGACGCCCCTTGCGCTGGCGGAAGACAGCGCGTGGATCGAGAGCGGCGAGACCAATATTTTCCAGGGGACTATTCCGTGGCTCTACCCCGTCGATGAAGATGAGGTAACTGGCGCGGGTCGGGTGACGTTAACATCTGACTATCAAGGTACTCGTCCGTCAGGCAGTACATCCGACAAGCGTATGTACTCTGGCGACAAATTAACGCTCAGTTGGGCGATTGGCGATACTGAAGGCGACGTCGATCTTGGTACGGCGGGTAAAGATGCAAAAACCATCGATACCATCCGCTGGATGAGCTACAAGGACGCCCAGGGGGGCGATCCAAAAGAGCTGGCAACGAAGGTGACCACTTACACCCTTACCGATGCCGACCGTGGACGCTATATCGGTATTGAAATTACCCCAACCACCCAGACGGGTACGCCATACGTTGGGACTGCGCTGCATCTTTATGATGTTTCAAATGCTAACGGCGGGGGAAGCGATGAAGATAACGTTGATCCAGGACCGGTAGTTAACCAGAACCTGAAAGTCGCCATCTTTGTTAAAGATACCTCGACCAACCTTATTAACGGCAATACGCCAATCCAGTTGGGCAAAACGTACGTCGCCAAACTGTACTCGGATGAGAACAAAAACGGTCAGTATGACGCAGGTACTGACGTTGATGTTACCGCCAATTACGACTTCCGTTGGGTTCTCTCTGACACCAGCGATCAGCTCGGTACGGGGGGCGGCATTGTTAACTCAAGCTTCGATAATCAAAACCTGGTCATCCCTGCGACCAACGACGAAGCCAGAACCAACCTTAACGGCCCTGCTCGTGATGGCAAAGATGCCCTTGCGATCCCGACCAACGGCGATGGGGTTCAGGGTTACAAACTGCAGATTATCTACAAACACAAATAA